A single genomic interval of Ictalurus furcatus strain D&B chromosome 20, Billie_1.0, whole genome shotgun sequence harbors:
- the sbno2a gene encoding protein strawberry notch homolog 2a isoform X1 produces the protein MPVLPTSVAMDTEDFLHPEGPQLESPKYSAPGPPLPNAIESQLFSSNPWPFPQQTQYNQYSYPMQQSGRQFQVNPSSLDEFSSFPDVDFSVLTSGRNGDFAPDLSCMDDLSNPSLFSSTPDSLSEYADPAGFGIDSLSHIASEGSAVTPMWDTPGHSQGQSTRFQDLHNQDEINALLSNQPLAAYKLPEIGQTPPEEEEEADEEETEELGHVDTYAEYKPSKSTIGISHPDIVVETSTLSSVPPPDITYTLSIPDNTIRTGMLSALQLEAIIYACQQHEVILQNDQRAGFLIGDGAGVGKGRTIAGIILENYLKGRKRALWFSVSNDLKYDAERDLKDIDAPNIPVLALNKIKYGDTATSEGVLFATYSALIGESQAGGQHRTRLKQILDWCKPGFDGVIVFDECHKAKNATSTKMGKAVLDLQNKLPRARVVYASATGASEPKNMIYMSRLGIWGEGTPFRTFEDFLHAIEKRGVGAMEIVAMDMKVSGMYIARQLSFSGVSFRIEEIALDEEFKVVYNKAARLWAEALEVFTRAADMLGLVSRKSLWGQFWSSHQRFFKYLCIAAKVRRLVELAKAEMNQGKCIVIGLQSTGEARTREVLDENDGHLDRFVSAAEGVFQSLVQKHFPLEKPKREKTAGNKRKRKPRGRPPKFPKHCVEVGGVIKISDGSDSDSEDMDSDSNSSPDSLQDNDDVIFVNHINGPTAKLEELKQKLLAKIAELGKELPLNTLDELIDQFGGPEKVSEMTGRKGRVVRRPDGRVQYESRAEQGFTIDHVNIKEKERFMDGEKLVAIISEAASSGISLQADKRVQNKRRRVHMTLELPWSADRAIQQFGRTHRSNQVTAPEYIFLISELAGERRFASIVAKRLESLGALTHGDRRATESRDLSKYNVENKYGTKALDKITKAILGYIENKVPPPKGYPGGESRFFADMKKGMIDVGIFCKEPRFGLNTEKDCTITKFLNRILGLEVHQQNFLFQYFTNNFEYLIDKDKKEGKYDMGILDLAPGNDEIHEEKQEVFLTPGNPQEGQVILYKISVDRGMPWVEACSKADKLTGENEGFYLSHKLRGSQPCVLLAEQGRGRNLIVYKPNIGRQAHPENLENLQQRYRKVTPEEAKDCWENQFVFSFKKCSHANWKGKCKQLEQGQECWLGMRLRQYHMLCGALLRVWKRVADVVSDITNSSILQIVRLKTKQNSKQVGIKIPENCVERVRSELSQMDSEVKRARQQKEQRAQEQRVLQERLRLEQQKFLYSRKPFSRPAMHLPNPPPYPSPRPGWAALPKSQAVDEVLDLTLSPCPSPEPKPTRANGVAARLKFPETFHLEELISQEQQRARRPPLHPNSLDTLQTIHTQKQQQHTVLSVLQQNRANPGHLLTPQQNSGQFNTQLLRHNGSKPDINTLTNHGIRVQQFQQHVNSVSRPPQLLQPSPIQQDAHQHSLMHMHTHSLHTHVRENQMPVSEPAPLSLKLAQQGSLSNQSVTESSATPQDNFSFDLDLLSHPAYSLTSKGPPSPSFSCPSPGTSSLFSSDPQSSSLSDSISPSSLFAPSSDRPLLPLPNGHCSSDAQDVHKALMARGGPVDRRHSVIQFNPLDWDAT, from the exons GCAGTTCCAGGTCAACCCCTCATCTTTGGACGAGTTCAGCTCATTCCCCGACGTGGATTTCTCCGTCCTCACATCAGGGAGGAATGGAGACTTTGCACCA GATCTGTCATGTATGGATGACCTGTCCAATCCGTCTCTGTTCTCCTCTACCCCTGACTCTCTGTCTGAATATGCTGACCCTGCTGGCTTTGGCATCGATAGCCTGTCCCACATAGCCAGCGAGGGCTCTGCTGTGACACCAATGTGGGACACACCTGGACACAGCCAGGGACAG TCGACCAGGTTTCAAGATTTACATAATCAGGACGAAATCAATGCCCTCTTGAGCAACCAACCATTAGCAGCATATAAG CTCCCTGAAATCGGTCAGACTCCaccagaggaggaagaggaggcagATGAGGAAGAGACAGAAGAACTCGGACACGTAGACACCTACGCCGAATACAAGCCATCCAAAT CTACTATAGGAATTTCTCATCCAGACATTGTGGTAGAGACCAGCACTCTCTCCAGTGTCCCTCCCCCAGACATCACCTACACACTCTCCATCCCAGACAACACTATCCGGACCGGCATGCTCTCTGCCCTGCAGCTCGAAGCCATCATCTATGCCTGCCAG CAACACGAGGTCATCCTGCAGAACGACCAGAGGGCAGGTTTTCTGATTGGGGATGGAGCCGGCGTGGGGAAGGGTCGCACCATAGCTGGCATCATACTGGAGAACTACTTAAAAGGAAGGAAGCGAGCCCTGTG gttcaGTGTTTCTAACGATCTGAAGTATGACGCAGAACGAGACCTCAAGGACATCGACGCCCCGAATATTCCTGTGCTCGCTTTAAACAAG ATTAAGTATGGAGACACAGCTACCTCAGAGGGTGTCCTGTTTGCCACGTACTCAGCGCTGATCGGGGAGAGTCAGGCAGGAGGACAGCACCGCACACGACTCAAACAGATATTGGACTGGTGTAAACCTGGCTTTGATGGAGTT ATTGTGTTTGACGAATGCCATAAAGCCAAAAATGCGACGTCCACGAAGATGGGCAAAGCTGTCCTGGACCTACAGAACAAGCTGCCCCGGGCCAGGGTGGTGTATGCTAGTGCCACAG GTGCCTCTGAGCCAAAGAACATGATCTATATGAGCCGTTTGGGGATTTGGGGAGAGGGAACACCCTTCAGGACATTTGAGGACTTCCTACATGCCATTGAGAAAAG GGGTGTCGGCGCCATGGAGATAGTTGCCATGGATATGAAAGTCAGCGGCATGTACATAGCCCGGCAGCTCAGCTTTTCCGGCGTGTCGTTTCGGATTGAGGAAATCGCACTGGACGAAGAGTTCAAGGTGGTCTACAACAAGGCAGCTCGACTG TGGGCTGAAGCGCTGGAAGTGTTCACCAGGGCAGCGGATATGCTGGGATTGGTCTCTCGTAAGTCCCTCTGGGGCCAGTTTTGGTCCTCCCACCAGCGCTTCTTTAAATACCTCTGCATCGCCGCCAAAGTGCGCCGCCTGGTGGAGCTCGCTAAGGCTGAGATGAATCAGGGCAAG tgcattgTGATCGGGCTTCAGTCAACCGGCGAAGCCCGCACTCGTGAGGTTCTGGATGAGAATGATGGACATCTAGACCGATTCGTCTCTGCAGCTGA GGGTGTGTTCCAGTCTCTGGTTCAGAAGCACTTTCCATTAGAGAAACCGAAGAGAGAAAAGACTGCTGGAAATAAACGAAAAC GAAAACCGAGAGGTCGGCCACCCAAATTTCCGAAACACTGTGTAGAGGTAGGCGGAGTTATTAAGATCAGCGACGGCTCGGATTCAGACTCTGAGGACATGGACAGTGACTCAAACTCGTCCCCTGACTCACTGCAAGACAACGATGACGTCATCTTTGTTAACCACATCAATGGACCTACTG CAAAACTGGAGGAATTGAAGCAGAAGCTGCTGGCTAAGATAGCAGAGCTGGGAAAGGAGCTTCCTCTTAACACACTGGACGAGCTGATCGATCAATTCGGAGGCCCAGAGAAAGTGTCCGAG ATGACGGGTCGTAAGGGCCGAGTGGTGCGGCGGCCCGACGGCAGGGTGCAGTATGAATCACGTGCTGAACAAGGATTCACCATCGACCACGTGAACATCAAAGAGAAAGAACGCTTTATGGACGGTGAAAAG CTGGTGGCGATCATCTCCGAGGCTGCAAGTTCAGGGATTTCTCTACAGGCAGATAAACGTGTGCAGAATAAAAGGAGAAGGGTGCACATGACTCTGGAGCTGCCATGGAGTGCTGACCGCGCCATACAACaattcg GCCGCACTCATCGCTCTAACCAGGTAACAGCTCCAGAGTACATCTTCCTGATCTCCGAGTTAGCGGGAGAGAGACGCTTTGCTTCCATCGTGGCCAAGCGCCTGGAGAGTTTG GGTGCGCTGACACACGGCGATAGACGAGCCACCGAGTCCAGAGATCTGAGCAAATACAACGTTGAAAACAAA TATGGCACAAAAGCTTTGGATAAGATCACTAAAGCCATCCTGGGATACATTGAAAACAAAGTTCCACCACCAAAAGGCTATCCAGGGGGTGAATCAAGATTCTTTGCAG ATATGAAGAAAGGGATGATCGACGTCggcattttctgtaaggagccACGCTTTGGCCTCAACACAGAGAAAG ATTGCACCATCACTAAATTCCTGAATCGGATTTTGGGCCTGGAGGTGCACCAGCAGAACTTTCTCTTCCAGTACTTCACCAACAACTTTGAATACCTGATTGACAAGGACAAAAAGGAAGGCAAATATGACATGGGTATACTTG aTCTGGCTCCAGGTAATGATGAGATCCATgaagagaaacaggaagtgttccTGACTCCTGGGAATCCCCAAGAAGGCCAGGTCATCCTGTATAAG ATCAGCGTGGATCGGGGGATGCCGTGGGTCGAGGCCTGCAGCAAAGCAGACAAACTGACTGGGGAAAATGAGGGCTTCTACCTTTCCCACAAG CTGCGAGGGAGCCAGCCGTGTGTGCTGCTGGCAGAGCAAGGTCGAGGACGTAATCTCATCGTCTATAAGCCTAACATCGGCAGACAAGCCCACCCTGAAAACCTGGAGAATCTGCAACAGCGGTACCGCAAG GTGACCCCAGAAGAGGCCAAAGATTGCTGGGAGAATCAGTTTGTCTTCTCGTTCAAGAAGTGCAGCCATGCCAACTG gaaAGGTAAGTGTAAGCAGTTGGAGCAGGGTCAGGAGTGCTGGCTGGGCATGCGTCTGCGGCAGTACCACATGCTGTGCGGAGCTTTGCTGAGAGTGTGGAAGCGAGTCGCAGATGTCGTCTCTGACATCACCAACTCCAGCATCCTGCAGATTGTGCGCCTCAAAACCAAACAGAATAGCAAGCAAGTCG GTATAAAGATACCAGAGAACTGTGTTGAGCGTGTGCGTAGCGAGCTCTCTCAGATGGACTCTGAGGTGAAGCGAGCTCGGCAGCAGAAGGAGCAGCGCGCGCAGGAACAGCGCGTCCTCCAGGAGCGTCTCAGGCTCGAGCAGCAGAAGTTCCTCTACAGCCGCAAGCCCTTCAGTCGCCCTGCTATGCATCTACCAAACCCCCCTCCGTACCCAAGCCCACGGCCAGGCTGGGCTGCTCTGCCCAAGAGCCAAGCTGTGGACGAAGTGCTGGACCTCACACTCAGCCCCTGCCCGTCCCCTGAGCCCAAACCCACTCGTGCGAACGGTGTAGCAGCGAGGCTGAAGTTCCCGGAGACGTTTCACCTGGAAGAGCTGATCTCGCAGGAGCAGCAGAGGGCGAGGCGACCGCCCTTACATCCCAACAGCTTAGACACACTgcaaaccatacacacacagaagcagcagcagcacacggTGCTGAGCGTGTTGCAGCAAAACAGGGCGAACCCAGGACATTTGCTCACGCCGCAGCAGAACTCCGGTCAATTCAACACGCAGCTGCTGAGACACAACGGGAGCAAACCGGACATTAACACGCTAACCAACCACGGCATACGCGTGCAACAGTTTCAGCAGCATGTAAACTCTGTATCACGGCCACCTCAGTTGCTTCAGCCCTCCCCTATACAGCAGGACGCTCATCAACACTCActgatgcacatgcacacacacagtttgcatACGCATGTACGGGAAAACCAAATGCCAGTCAGCGAACCTGCTCCACTTTCACTAAAACTGGCTCAGCAGGGCTCTCTCAGCAATCAGTCGGTCACGGAAAGTTCTGCGACTCCGCAGGACAACTTCAGTTTCGACCTCGACCTGCTCAGTCATCCTGCATACTCGTTAACCTCTAAAGGCCCTCCCTCCCCTTCGTTTTCTTGTCCTTCCCCTGGGACGTCATCGCTCTTCTCTTCAGACCCCCAGTCGTCTTCCCTCTCGGACTCCATCTCCCCTTCTTCTCTGTTTGCGCCTTCGTCCGACCGACCGCTTCTTCCGTTACCCAACGGCCACTGCAGCTCAGACGCCCAGGATGTCCACAAGGCCCTAATGGCTCGCGGAGGTCCTGTAGACCGCCGCCACTCCGTCATTCAGTTCAATCCTCTAGACTGGGACGCCACCTAG
- the sbno2a gene encoding protein strawberry notch homolog 2a isoform X2 produces MDDLSNPSLFSSTPDSLSEYADPAGFGIDSLSHIASEGSAVTPMWDTPGHSQGQSTRFQDLHNQDEINALLSNQPLAAYKLPEIGQTPPEEEEEADEEETEELGHVDTYAEYKPSKSTIGISHPDIVVETSTLSSVPPPDITYTLSIPDNTIRTGMLSALQLEAIIYACQQHEVILQNDQRAGFLIGDGAGVGKGRTIAGIILENYLKGRKRALWFSVSNDLKYDAERDLKDIDAPNIPVLALNKIKYGDTATSEGVLFATYSALIGESQAGGQHRTRLKQILDWCKPGFDGVIVFDECHKAKNATSTKMGKAVLDLQNKLPRARVVYASATGASEPKNMIYMSRLGIWGEGTPFRTFEDFLHAIEKRGVGAMEIVAMDMKVSGMYIARQLSFSGVSFRIEEIALDEEFKVVYNKAARLWAEALEVFTRAADMLGLVSRKSLWGQFWSSHQRFFKYLCIAAKVRRLVELAKAEMNQGKCIVIGLQSTGEARTREVLDENDGHLDRFVSAAEGVFQSLVQKHFPLEKPKREKTAGNKRKRKPRGRPPKFPKHCVEVGGVIKISDGSDSDSEDMDSDSNSSPDSLQDNDDVIFVNHINGPTAKLEELKQKLLAKIAELGKELPLNTLDELIDQFGGPEKVSEMTGRKGRVVRRPDGRVQYESRAEQGFTIDHVNIKEKERFMDGEKLVAIISEAASSGISLQADKRVQNKRRRVHMTLELPWSADRAIQQFGRTHRSNQVTAPEYIFLISELAGERRFASIVAKRLESLGALTHGDRRATESRDLSKYNVENKYGTKALDKITKAILGYIENKVPPPKGYPGGESRFFADMKKGMIDVGIFCKEPRFGLNTEKDCTITKFLNRILGLEVHQQNFLFQYFTNNFEYLIDKDKKEGKYDMGILDLAPGNDEIHEEKQEVFLTPGNPQEGQVILYKISVDRGMPWVEACSKADKLTGENEGFYLSHKLRGSQPCVLLAEQGRGRNLIVYKPNIGRQAHPENLENLQQRYRKVTPEEAKDCWENQFVFSFKKCSHANWKGKCKQLEQGQECWLGMRLRQYHMLCGALLRVWKRVADVVSDITNSSILQIVRLKTKQNSKQVGIKIPENCVERVRSELSQMDSEVKRARQQKEQRAQEQRVLQERLRLEQQKFLYSRKPFSRPAMHLPNPPPYPSPRPGWAALPKSQAVDEVLDLTLSPCPSPEPKPTRANGVAARLKFPETFHLEELISQEQQRARRPPLHPNSLDTLQTIHTQKQQQHTVLSVLQQNRANPGHLLTPQQNSGQFNTQLLRHNGSKPDINTLTNHGIRVQQFQQHVNSVSRPPQLLQPSPIQQDAHQHSLMHMHTHSLHTHVRENQMPVSEPAPLSLKLAQQGSLSNQSVTESSATPQDNFSFDLDLLSHPAYSLTSKGPPSPSFSCPSPGTSSLFSSDPQSSSLSDSISPSSLFAPSSDRPLLPLPNGHCSSDAQDVHKALMARGGPVDRRHSVIQFNPLDWDAT; encoded by the exons ATGGATGACCTGTCCAATCCGTCTCTGTTCTCCTCTACCCCTGACTCTCTGTCTGAATATGCTGACCCTGCTGGCTTTGGCATCGATAGCCTGTCCCACATAGCCAGCGAGGGCTCTGCTGTGACACCAATGTGGGACACACCTGGACACAGCCAGGGACAG TCGACCAGGTTTCAAGATTTACATAATCAGGACGAAATCAATGCCCTCTTGAGCAACCAACCATTAGCAGCATATAAG CTCCCTGAAATCGGTCAGACTCCaccagaggaggaagaggaggcagATGAGGAAGAGACAGAAGAACTCGGACACGTAGACACCTACGCCGAATACAAGCCATCCAAAT CTACTATAGGAATTTCTCATCCAGACATTGTGGTAGAGACCAGCACTCTCTCCAGTGTCCCTCCCCCAGACATCACCTACACACTCTCCATCCCAGACAACACTATCCGGACCGGCATGCTCTCTGCCCTGCAGCTCGAAGCCATCATCTATGCCTGCCAG CAACACGAGGTCATCCTGCAGAACGACCAGAGGGCAGGTTTTCTGATTGGGGATGGAGCCGGCGTGGGGAAGGGTCGCACCATAGCTGGCATCATACTGGAGAACTACTTAAAAGGAAGGAAGCGAGCCCTGTG gttcaGTGTTTCTAACGATCTGAAGTATGACGCAGAACGAGACCTCAAGGACATCGACGCCCCGAATATTCCTGTGCTCGCTTTAAACAAG ATTAAGTATGGAGACACAGCTACCTCAGAGGGTGTCCTGTTTGCCACGTACTCAGCGCTGATCGGGGAGAGTCAGGCAGGAGGACAGCACCGCACACGACTCAAACAGATATTGGACTGGTGTAAACCTGGCTTTGATGGAGTT ATTGTGTTTGACGAATGCCATAAAGCCAAAAATGCGACGTCCACGAAGATGGGCAAAGCTGTCCTGGACCTACAGAACAAGCTGCCCCGGGCCAGGGTGGTGTATGCTAGTGCCACAG GTGCCTCTGAGCCAAAGAACATGATCTATATGAGCCGTTTGGGGATTTGGGGAGAGGGAACACCCTTCAGGACATTTGAGGACTTCCTACATGCCATTGAGAAAAG GGGTGTCGGCGCCATGGAGATAGTTGCCATGGATATGAAAGTCAGCGGCATGTACATAGCCCGGCAGCTCAGCTTTTCCGGCGTGTCGTTTCGGATTGAGGAAATCGCACTGGACGAAGAGTTCAAGGTGGTCTACAACAAGGCAGCTCGACTG TGGGCTGAAGCGCTGGAAGTGTTCACCAGGGCAGCGGATATGCTGGGATTGGTCTCTCGTAAGTCCCTCTGGGGCCAGTTTTGGTCCTCCCACCAGCGCTTCTTTAAATACCTCTGCATCGCCGCCAAAGTGCGCCGCCTGGTGGAGCTCGCTAAGGCTGAGATGAATCAGGGCAAG tgcattgTGATCGGGCTTCAGTCAACCGGCGAAGCCCGCACTCGTGAGGTTCTGGATGAGAATGATGGACATCTAGACCGATTCGTCTCTGCAGCTGA GGGTGTGTTCCAGTCTCTGGTTCAGAAGCACTTTCCATTAGAGAAACCGAAGAGAGAAAAGACTGCTGGAAATAAACGAAAAC GAAAACCGAGAGGTCGGCCACCCAAATTTCCGAAACACTGTGTAGAGGTAGGCGGAGTTATTAAGATCAGCGACGGCTCGGATTCAGACTCTGAGGACATGGACAGTGACTCAAACTCGTCCCCTGACTCACTGCAAGACAACGATGACGTCATCTTTGTTAACCACATCAATGGACCTACTG CAAAACTGGAGGAATTGAAGCAGAAGCTGCTGGCTAAGATAGCAGAGCTGGGAAAGGAGCTTCCTCTTAACACACTGGACGAGCTGATCGATCAATTCGGAGGCCCAGAGAAAGTGTCCGAG ATGACGGGTCGTAAGGGCCGAGTGGTGCGGCGGCCCGACGGCAGGGTGCAGTATGAATCACGTGCTGAACAAGGATTCACCATCGACCACGTGAACATCAAAGAGAAAGAACGCTTTATGGACGGTGAAAAG CTGGTGGCGATCATCTCCGAGGCTGCAAGTTCAGGGATTTCTCTACAGGCAGATAAACGTGTGCAGAATAAAAGGAGAAGGGTGCACATGACTCTGGAGCTGCCATGGAGTGCTGACCGCGCCATACAACaattcg GCCGCACTCATCGCTCTAACCAGGTAACAGCTCCAGAGTACATCTTCCTGATCTCCGAGTTAGCGGGAGAGAGACGCTTTGCTTCCATCGTGGCCAAGCGCCTGGAGAGTTTG GGTGCGCTGACACACGGCGATAGACGAGCCACCGAGTCCAGAGATCTGAGCAAATACAACGTTGAAAACAAA TATGGCACAAAAGCTTTGGATAAGATCACTAAAGCCATCCTGGGATACATTGAAAACAAAGTTCCACCACCAAAAGGCTATCCAGGGGGTGAATCAAGATTCTTTGCAG ATATGAAGAAAGGGATGATCGACGTCggcattttctgtaaggagccACGCTTTGGCCTCAACACAGAGAAAG ATTGCACCATCACTAAATTCCTGAATCGGATTTTGGGCCTGGAGGTGCACCAGCAGAACTTTCTCTTCCAGTACTTCACCAACAACTTTGAATACCTGATTGACAAGGACAAAAAGGAAGGCAAATATGACATGGGTATACTTG aTCTGGCTCCAGGTAATGATGAGATCCATgaagagaaacaggaagtgttccTGACTCCTGGGAATCCCCAAGAAGGCCAGGTCATCCTGTATAAG ATCAGCGTGGATCGGGGGATGCCGTGGGTCGAGGCCTGCAGCAAAGCAGACAAACTGACTGGGGAAAATGAGGGCTTCTACCTTTCCCACAAG CTGCGAGGGAGCCAGCCGTGTGTGCTGCTGGCAGAGCAAGGTCGAGGACGTAATCTCATCGTCTATAAGCCTAACATCGGCAGACAAGCCCACCCTGAAAACCTGGAGAATCTGCAACAGCGGTACCGCAAG GTGACCCCAGAAGAGGCCAAAGATTGCTGGGAGAATCAGTTTGTCTTCTCGTTCAAGAAGTGCAGCCATGCCAACTG gaaAGGTAAGTGTAAGCAGTTGGAGCAGGGTCAGGAGTGCTGGCTGGGCATGCGTCTGCGGCAGTACCACATGCTGTGCGGAGCTTTGCTGAGAGTGTGGAAGCGAGTCGCAGATGTCGTCTCTGACATCACCAACTCCAGCATCCTGCAGATTGTGCGCCTCAAAACCAAACAGAATAGCAAGCAAGTCG GTATAAAGATACCAGAGAACTGTGTTGAGCGTGTGCGTAGCGAGCTCTCTCAGATGGACTCTGAGGTGAAGCGAGCTCGGCAGCAGAAGGAGCAGCGCGCGCAGGAACAGCGCGTCCTCCAGGAGCGTCTCAGGCTCGAGCAGCAGAAGTTCCTCTACAGCCGCAAGCCCTTCAGTCGCCCTGCTATGCATCTACCAAACCCCCCTCCGTACCCAAGCCCACGGCCAGGCTGGGCTGCTCTGCCCAAGAGCCAAGCTGTGGACGAAGTGCTGGACCTCACACTCAGCCCCTGCCCGTCCCCTGAGCCCAAACCCACTCGTGCGAACGGTGTAGCAGCGAGGCTGAAGTTCCCGGAGACGTTTCACCTGGAAGAGCTGATCTCGCAGGAGCAGCAGAGGGCGAGGCGACCGCCCTTACATCCCAACAGCTTAGACACACTgcaaaccatacacacacagaagcagcagcagcacacggTGCTGAGCGTGTTGCAGCAAAACAGGGCGAACCCAGGACATTTGCTCACGCCGCAGCAGAACTCCGGTCAATTCAACACGCAGCTGCTGAGACACAACGGGAGCAAACCGGACATTAACACGCTAACCAACCACGGCATACGCGTGCAACAGTTTCAGCAGCATGTAAACTCTGTATCACGGCCACCTCAGTTGCTTCAGCCCTCCCCTATACAGCAGGACGCTCATCAACACTCActgatgcacatgcacacacacagtttgcatACGCATGTACGGGAAAACCAAATGCCAGTCAGCGAACCTGCTCCACTTTCACTAAAACTGGCTCAGCAGGGCTCTCTCAGCAATCAGTCGGTCACGGAAAGTTCTGCGACTCCGCAGGACAACTTCAGTTTCGACCTCGACCTGCTCAGTCATCCTGCATACTCGTTAACCTCTAAAGGCCCTCCCTCCCCTTCGTTTTCTTGTCCTTCCCCTGGGACGTCATCGCTCTTCTCTTCAGACCCCCAGTCGTCTTCCCTCTCGGACTCCATCTCCCCTTCTTCTCTGTTTGCGCCTTCGTCCGACCGACCGCTTCTTCCGTTACCCAACGGCCACTGCAGCTCAGACGCCCAGGATGTCCACAAGGCCCTAATGGCTCGCGGAGGTCCTGTAGACCGCCGCCACTCCGTCATTCAGTTCAATCCTCTAGACTGGGACGCCACCTAG